TCTGCCATCTCATCCACTGCCTTGTGCATCGCCTTGATGACGGCAGGGCAGAGAGGCTGGGTTACGTCACCGATGCCCAGACTGATTACTCGCTGCTTAGGGTGGGCAATCTTGTAGGCTTTCACCTTCTTTGCGATGTCGGCAAACAGATAGTTGTTTGCCAGTTTCAGGAAATGTTCATTAACTAATGCCATATTTTTGTTCTCCTTTTATTGCGGTCTCTTCAGATATCTCTTTTTCTGATGTATCTTCATCAACCTTATTATTATTTAAGTTTGCTCTTATTTATTCTGGAATCTCAATTTCTCCTTCAAAGGCGAAGGCGGCAGGTCCCGTCATGTATACATGGTCGTCTGCCTCGCTGTATTCAATGTGGAGCGTTCCGCCATCCATTACGATACTGCTTTTTCTGCCAGCACGCTTGGTCAGGGCTGCGGCTACGGCAGTGGCACAGGCTCCTGTTCCACAGGCCATTGTAATTCCGCTTCCCCTTTCCCAAACTCGTGTTCTTATGATGTCAGAATCAGTAACCTGCGCGAATTCGATGTTGCAGCGCTGCGGAAAAGCCTGGTCTCTTTCCAGTATCTTGCCGTAATGGGCAATGTCGATGGAGTCGATGTCATCAACGAAGGTAACGAAATGTGGATTGCCCATGCAAACGTAAGTGCCTTCGAAGATTCTTCCGTCGGCTTCGAGTACAGAAGGACCGATAAACTGCTCTGGATTTTCCAATCTTGGTTTCAGCATATCCACTGTTACTGAATCCACAACTTTCTTGTTATCCTGAAGATGCAATTTCAAGATTTTGATGCCCGATAGCGTTTCCAGTCGGATGGTTTCCTTTCGAGTTAGTCCTTTTTCATAAAGGTACTTTCCGATGCATCGGCTAGCGTTGCCGCACATCATCGCTTCTGAACCATCGGCGTTGAAGATGCGCATCGAGTAGTCTGCTCTTCTGCCATCCTGCGGTTTTCCGATGAGAACCAGTCCATCGCTTCCAATGCCTGTGTGATAAGCACTCCAGGCTATGGCAGCCTTTTCTGGGTCGGGGATGTCGTACAGCTGGGTATCTACATAAATGTAGTCATTTCCAGCACCCTGCATTTTTGTGAAATGAACTGTTTCTTTCATTTTGCGTTGTCCTTAAAGTTTGAATACTCTTCTTCTATCTCTCACGCCTTGTCTCTATCTTGAGATTCGACATTCTTTCCAGTCTTGCCTCTTTCGAAACTTGACTTTTTGATAGTCTTTCGAATATTTCGATGACTATTTGCTTGATTTTGGTTGCAAAGGTACGACTATTTGTTGAGATGTGCAAGAAAAGATATGCAGAAAATGATGGTTGTTTTTTAGTATCTTACAATTTGTAATGCAGAAAAGTAGGATAGATTACAAATTGTAAGCAGAATATAGGATAGCCGGATAAATTTATAATATCAGTAGAAAAGTAGAAACGAAATGCTTTTAATATCTTTGAAATTCTGACAAAATGTATTAATTTTGCAGCCGAAAACGAACAATATGTAAAAGGATGACTTGATTTGCGTGACAATCAATGAAAGTCCGTTTTTCGTTGGAGACAATCAATAAAAGTATTAACACATTATTAATTATTAAAGGATTATGAAGAAGATTGAGGCAATTATCCGTAAGTCTAGATTCGAGGATGTCAAGAAGGCACTTTTAGCTGCCGACATCGAGTGGTTCTCTTATTATAATGTAAGGGGTGAGGGAAAGATGCGCCAGGCACGCATTTATCGTGGCGTGATGTACGATACGAGCAGTATAGAGCGTGTGCTCCTGAACATCGTGGTTCGCGACAAGAACGTGGAGCCAACCATCGCAGCCATCCAGGGAGCTGCCCAGACAGGCGAGGTAGGAGATGGCAGAATCTTCGTGATTCCGGTGCTGGATACCGTTAGAATCAGAACTGGCGAGCGAGGCGATATCGCATTGTATAACGCTGAGAAAGAGGAATAAAGATACTTTGAATTTTGAGGTTTGAACATTGAAGTTTTAACATTGAACTTTATGATTGGTATTGAAGTTTATATTTGAGAGACTATATTATAATATTGTATTCTAATTTAACTATAAGATATAAATATGAGCAGTTTATTATTAACTACGCTTGATACGGGTAACACAGCGTGGATGATCATGGCCACCATCTTGGTGCTCTTGATGTCAATCCCAGGTATAGCACTTTTTTATGGTGGTTTGGTTCGCCAGAAGAATATCCTGAGCATTCTGATGCAGACGGTATTCATTGTGGCAGTGGTCAGTTTGATATGGGTAGCCTTCGGATATTCCTGGGCATTCTCCACAGAATATGCGGATAGCGGCAATCCTCTGGCTTGCGTTATCGGAGGTTTCGACAAGTGTTTCCAATGCCGGTGTAGCTGCTTTGGTCATGGCACTCTGTGTAGGCAAGCGTGATGATTACCGTGCGGGTCATCCTATCACACCTCACAACATCACCTTCGTGTTCATGGGAATGTCGTTCCTCTGGTTGGGATGGTTCGGCTTCAATGCCGGTAGCGGATTGGCAGCTGATGGTCTGGCAGCCAATGCCTTCCTTGTAACCCATATCGCCACAGCTGCTGCAGCCACCACCTGGATGCTCATCGACTGGATTGTCAACAAGAAGCCAACCACGGTGGGTGCTTGTACCGGTGCCGTAGCCGGATTGGTAGCCATCACTCCAGCCGCAGGCAGTACCGATATATTGGGTGCTTTCTGCATCGGAATCATTTCCACCATCGTCTGCTTCTTCATGGTAGCAGTGGTGAAGGAGAAGTTTAAGTATGATGATGCCCTCGATGCCTTTGGTGTTCATGGCATGGGTGGTATCCTGGGATCTGTCCTCACCGGTGTTTTCGCCACAAGATATGTAACAGGAGCCGAAGGCGTGCAGGGTGCCCTTTATGGCGACTGGCATCAGCTTTGGATTCAGGTAGTAGCCACCGTGGTAAGCATCATCTACAGCATCGTAGTTACCTATATTATCTTCAAGGTAGTAGATAAGAGTGTAGGTGTACGTGTTGACAAGCGAGTAGAGGAGGAAGGTCTCGACATCTACGAGCATGGTGAGAGTGCTTATAGCAACTAAAAGACATTTATAAGGATTTGTATGTAGAATAGGCAAGAAAGTATCATATTTTCTTGCCCATATTTCTCCTTCTCTACTTACTTATTATGGATATAGCCACCTGCTATTATCGTTTATATTCTTTTGAAGAAGCCTTCGTATTCATCGTCCAAGATTTTCCAAATGCCATTTTTGCGACTACCTTCTCTTACAATTAGGTTTTGGTCGGAAAGTTGCTTGAGGTATCGTTGCACTTGTCGCAAAGAAATCCCCATGTTCTCTGACATTTGCGCAGCACTGATTTGGGGCATCTGCGAAATCAACTTATAAATTTGCCGTTGTGCTTTAACAAATTCTTTTGTAGCAT
The Segatella copri DNA segment above includes these coding regions:
- the dapF gene encoding diaminopimelate epimerase produces the protein MKETVHFTKMQGAGNDYIYVDTQLYDIPDPEKAAIAWSAYHTGIGSDGLVLIGKPQDGRRADYSMRIFNADGSEAMMCGNASRCIGKYLYEKGLTRKETIRLETLSGIKILKLHLQDNKKVVDSVTVDMLKPRLENPEQFIGPSVLEADGRIFEGTYVCMGNPHFVTFVDDIDSIDIAHYGKILERDQAFPQRCNIEFAQVTDSDIIRTRVWERGSGITMACGTGACATAVAAALTKRAGRKSSIVMDGGTLHIEYSEADDHVYMTGPAAFAFEGEIEIPE
- a CDS encoding P-II family nitrogen regulator; its protein translation is MKKIEAIIRKSRFEDVKKALLAADIEWFSYYNVRGEGKMRQARIYRGVMYDTSSIERVLLNIVVRDKNVEPTIAAIQGAAQTGEVGDGRIFVIPVLDTVRIRTGERGDIALYNAEKEE